The Fructilactobacillus myrtifloralis genome contains a region encoding:
- the rpoE gene encoding DNA-directed RNA polymerase subunit delta has protein sequence MELKKLDEANKNELSMIEVAHAILADHGKTMQFPDLVNAIQAYTGFSDKEIKDKLVQFYSDLNVDGSFISLGNNVWGLRTWYPFESVDEATASEGDDQPKTKKRHKINAFLADASDEDDVIDYENDDPEDEDDVVDYDDDTTDDDTDIDYDHDDPEDEDFHDEIDDVEVDDDDDQDDHDDDDLED, from the coding sequence TTGGAACTTAAAAAGCTTGATGAAGCAAACAAAAATGAATTATCAATGATTGAAGTTGCTCATGCGATTTTGGCTGATCACGGGAAAACGATGCAGTTTCCAGATCTAGTGAATGCCATTCAAGCATACACGGGTTTTAGTGACAAAGAAATTAAGGACAAGTTAGTCCAATTTTATTCCGATCTGAACGTAGACGGAAGTTTCATCTCCCTCGGTAACAACGTGTGGGGCTTGCGGACCTGGTATCCCTTTGAATCCGTTGATGAAGCAACGGCGAGTGAAGGTGACGACCAACCGAAAACCAAAAAACGGCACAAAATTAACGCCTTTTTGGCAGATGCTTCTGACGAAGACGACGTGATTGACTACGAAAATGATGACCCTGAAGACGAAGATGACGTGGTTGACTACGATGATGATACCACCGATGACGACACAGACATTGATTATGATCACGATGATCCGGAAGACGAAGACTTCCATGATGAAATTGACGATGTCGAAGTTGATGACGATGATGATCAAGACGACCACGATGATGATGATTTAGAAGATTAA
- a CDS encoding CTP synthase: MTKYIFVTGGVVSSLGKGIVSASLGRLLKNRGLSVTVQKFDPYINVDPGTMNPYQHGEVFVTEDGTETDLDLGHYERFIDNNLNKYSNVTTGKIYQEVLDKERHGDYLGATVQVIPHITGMIKEKIMRAATTTDADIVITEIGGTVGDIESLPFLEAIREMRNEVGFDSSYYIHTTLVPYLEAAGEMKSKPTQHSVKELRSVGIQPDMLVLRSEKEIPESMKKKIAMFCDVNEKSIIESINAPNLYQLPLSFQSQGMDDQILDHFKIKAPEADMEDWKKLENHIRHLSGTVNIALVGKYVKLKDAYISVDEALRHAGYAADVDVKITNIDAEKITDENVADVLAGFDGVIVPGGFGSRGIEGMITAIRYVRENDIPFLGVCLGMQVTTIEYARDVLGYQDANSTEFDHDTKHNVIDLMADQNDVSGMGGTQRLGAYPAKLKPGTQTAAAYDNQPEISERHRHRYEFNNKFRQELEDAGLVIAGTSPDDRLVEVVEVPNKQFFVAAQYHPEFLSRPNRPEGLFKAFIAAAARHHQAATTA, encoded by the coding sequence ATGACAAAGTACATTTTTGTAACTGGTGGCGTGGTATCCTCACTAGGAAAGGGAATTGTGTCTGCTTCACTCGGACGGTTATTGAAAAACCGGGGCTTGAGTGTGACGGTGCAAAAGTTTGATCCTTACATTAACGTGGATCCAGGAACGATGAATCCGTACCAACACGGTGAGGTGTTTGTGACGGAAGATGGGACCGAAACGGACCTTGATTTGGGCCACTACGAACGGTTTATTGATAACAACTTGAACAAGTATTCCAACGTCACGACGGGAAAAATTTACCAAGAAGTTCTCGATAAAGAACGGCACGGAGACTATCTAGGGGCCACCGTACAGGTGATTCCTCACATTACCGGAATGATTAAAGAAAAGATCATGCGGGCCGCTACGACAACGGATGCTGACATCGTGATCACCGAAATTGGGGGGACGGTTGGTGACATTGAATCACTGCCGTTCCTAGAAGCCATTCGGGAAATGCGTAACGAAGTGGGCTTTGATAGTAGTTACTACATTCACACGACCTTGGTTCCTTACCTAGAAGCAGCGGGGGAAATGAAGTCTAAGCCAACCCAACACAGCGTGAAGGAACTACGGAGCGTAGGGATTCAACCCGATATGTTAGTGTTACGGTCGGAAAAGGAAATCCCAGAAAGTATGAAGAAAAAGATTGCCATGTTCTGTGACGTTAACGAAAAGAGCATTATCGAATCAATTAATGCGCCGAACCTCTACCAGTTGCCATTAAGCTTCCAAAGTCAGGGGATGGATGATCAAATCCTCGACCACTTTAAAATTAAGGCTCCCGAAGCTGACATGGAAGACTGGAAAAAGCTTGAGAACCACATTCGCCACCTCAGCGGAACGGTAAACATTGCGTTAGTCGGAAAATACGTGAAACTGAAGGATGCGTACATCTCAGTGGATGAAGCCCTGCGGCACGCTGGATATGCGGCCGACGTCGATGTTAAGATTACGAACATTGACGCCGAAAAAATCACGGATGAGAACGTAGCCGACGTATTAGCTGGCTTTGACGGGGTGATTGTGCCCGGGGGCTTTGGTAGTCGGGGCATCGAAGGAATGATTACTGCGATTCGCTACGTGCGGGAAAACGACATTCCGTTCCTGGGGGTCTGCCTGGGGATGCAGGTTACGACGATTGAATACGCTAGAGACGTGTTAGGTTATCAGGACGCGAACTCAACGGAATTTGACCATGATACGAAGCACAATGTGATTGACCTCATGGCTGACCAAAACGACGTGTCCGGAATGGGGGGAACCCAACGACTCGGGGCCTACCCAGCTAAGCTAAAACCAGGGACCCAAACGGCGGCGGCCTACGATAATCAACCGGAAATTTCCGAACGGCACCGCCACCGGTATGAATTTAATAACAAATTCCGACAGGAGTTGGAAGACGCCGGCTTAGTCATTGCGGGGACCTCTCCTGACGACCGGTTGGTAGAAGTGGTGGAAGTGCCCAACAAACAATTTTTTGTAGCTGCGCAGTACCATCCAGAATTTCTGTCGCGACCGAACCGTCCAGAAGGCCTGTTTAAAGCCTTTATTGCTGCCGCTGCTCGCCACCATCAAGCCGCTACCACCGCATAG
- a CDS encoding UDP-N-acetylglucosamine 1-carboxyvinyltransferase, with protein sequence MSIMKIHGGRSLHGEVTIGGAKNSVVALIPAAVLADSPVKFDMVPDILDVHNLMLILQSMNVSSYFADGVLQIDPTKIQTGHLPSKAIKKLRASYYFMGALLGKFHRAVISFPGGDNIGPRPIDQHIRAFEALGAHVTESGDTVYIDATENGLIGAPIFFEMVSVGATINAILAATRARGITTIHNVAREPEIVDIVAFLNEMGAHITGAGTDVIRIEGVDHLEAKQTHMVIPDRIEAGTYLSLAAAAGDGILIKNVIPQHLEPFTQKLQEMGVDLTINDHDIYVKKPHQLRGVQIKTAPFPAFATDWQQPITPLLLTAQSESVITDTIYPQRQKHVGQLQKMGAQIRVNEQSQIVIDPTPHLHGAVVAAGEIRAGAALMIAGLMADGETVIEETDNILRGYDNIARKLTDLHADVEVLPSSD encoded by the coding sequence ATGAGTATTATGAAAATCCACGGGGGCCGCTCGCTTCACGGAGAAGTGACCATTGGTGGTGCAAAGAACAGTGTGGTTGCGTTAATTCCAGCCGCCGTTCTAGCTGACAGCCCAGTAAAATTTGATATGGTTCCCGACATTTTAGATGTTCATAATTTGATGTTAATTCTCCAATCAATGAATGTATCATCCTACTTTGCGGATGGCGTATTACAAATCGATCCAACTAAAATTCAAACCGGCCACTTACCAAGCAAGGCCATTAAAAAACTGCGTGCCTCCTACTACTTCATGGGGGCCCTGTTAGGAAAGTTTCACCGCGCGGTGATTAGTTTCCCCGGGGGTGATAACATTGGACCTCGACCAATTGACCAACACATTCGGGCCTTTGAAGCCCTCGGGGCGCACGTCACTGAGAGCGGGGACACCGTCTACATTGACGCCACCGAAAACGGGTTAATTGGTGCGCCGATTTTCTTTGAGATGGTTTCTGTCGGCGCTACGATTAATGCCATTTTGGCAGCAACCCGGGCCCGGGGGATCACTACGATTCATAATGTAGCTCGTGAACCAGAAATTGTGGACATTGTAGCCTTTTTAAACGAAATGGGGGCCCACATAACGGGAGCTGGGACGGACGTGATTCGGATTGAAGGGGTAGATCATTTAGAAGCTAAGCAAACCCACATGGTGATTCCGGACCGGATTGAGGCCGGGACCTACCTATCCCTGGCTGCCGCCGCGGGAGATGGCATTCTGATTAAAAATGTGATTCCGCAGCACTTGGAACCGTTTACCCAAAAGCTCCAGGAAATGGGGGTTGATTTGACCATCAACGACCATGACATTTACGTCAAAAAGCCCCATCAGTTACGGGGCGTACAGATTAAAACGGCGCCGTTTCCAGCGTTTGCCACCGATTGGCAGCAACCAATTACGCCCCTGTTACTGACCGCACAGAGTGAAAGTGTCATTACTGATACGATTTATCCGCAACGGCAAAAACACGTGGGGCAATTACAAAAAATGGGAGCGCAGATTCGGGTGAACGAGCAGAGCCAAATTGTTATTGATCCCACGCCGCACTTACACGGGGCCGTGGTGGCGGCCGGCGAGATTCGGGCGGGTGCCGCACTTATGATTGCCGGATTAATGGCTGACGGCGAGACCGTCATTGAAGAAACGGATAACATTTTACGGGGTTACGATAACATTGCCCGGAAGTTAACCGACTTACATGCCGACGTGGAGGTACTACCGAGTTCAGACTAG
- a CDS encoding type B 50S ribosomal protein L31 — MKKGIHPDFHEVVFQDSGTGFKFITGSTATSDQTIEMEDGKTYPLIRVEISSDSHPFYTGKQKTAQADGAVDRFNKKYGFAN, encoded by the coding sequence ATGAAAAAAGGAATTCATCCAGATTTTCATGAAGTAGTTTTCCAAGATTCCGGGACGGGCTTTAAGTTCATCACGGGGTCAACTGCTACTTCAGACCAAACGATCGAAATGGAAGATGGAAAGACGTACCCATTGATCCGGGTTGAAATTTCATCTGATTCGCACCCCTTCTACACTGGGAAGCAAAAGACTGCTCAAGCCGATGGGGCTGTGGACCGTTTCAACAAAAAGTATGGCTTTGCCAACTAA
- a CDS encoding multidrug efflux MFS transporter, producing the protein MSEAESEPAEQPAFTVPKKIWHQNLIALWVGLFLTSMGFSELMPFLSLYIETLGNYTHSELSIYSGLAFSASFIMAAIVSPLWGSLADRYGRRVMLLRASLGMAICVLLMGLATNVWMIIGLRFIQGIFSGYMPNSNALLAIQVPKKESGKALGILATGGVSGALFGPFLGGILASIFSYRVTFFITGTLMLVVFFVTLFFVKEKFQPVAKEDNLHTKEVIHVLPYPKLIFGMFITTMIIQASNNSISPILSLYVKQIMHGSPAVTFFSGIVAAVPGISTLVAAPRLGGIGDRIGSEKIMIFGFILAILLYIPMAFVTNVWELMALRFLLGVSNACMLPAVQAIIAKNTPAQVTGRIFSWNQSFQAVGNFTGPMIGSLVSSLFGYSGVFLSTALLVFINLCLVLNETKTLRQTNQA; encoded by the coding sequence ATGAGTGAAGCTGAATCAGAACCAGCTGAACAACCCGCCTTTACGGTGCCCAAGAAGATTTGGCACCAAAACCTAATCGCCCTGTGGGTCGGTTTATTTCTAACCAGTATGGGGTTTAGTGAGTTGATGCCCTTTCTTTCCTTATACATTGAAACTTTGGGAAACTACACGCACAGTGAACTAAGCATTTACAGTGGCCTGGCCTTTTCGGCCTCCTTTATCATGGCAGCCATCGTCTCCCCGCTCTGGGGCAGTCTCGCTGATCGCTATGGGCGGCGCGTAATGCTCCTAAGAGCATCGTTAGGGATGGCGATTTGTGTCTTATTAATGGGACTCGCCACCAACGTGTGGATGATCATTGGCCTTCGTTTCATTCAGGGGATTTTTTCCGGTTACATGCCGAACTCAAACGCCCTCCTGGCCATTCAGGTCCCCAAAAAGGAAAGTGGAAAGGCCCTCGGAATTTTAGCTACGGGAGGGGTGTCTGGCGCCCTCTTTGGTCCCTTTCTAGGGGGAATTTTAGCCTCCATCTTCAGCTACCGGGTTACCTTTTTCATCACTGGTACCCTGATGTTAGTCGTTTTCTTCGTGACCCTCTTTTTTGTTAAGGAAAAATTCCAGCCGGTAGCGAAGGAAGATAATTTACACACCAAGGAAGTGATTCACGTTCTGCCCTATCCCAAGTTGATTTTTGGGATGTTCATTACCACTATGATCATTCAGGCCTCCAACAATTCGATCTCGCCGATTCTCTCCCTCTACGTTAAGCAAATTATGCATGGGAGCCCGGCGGTCACGTTCTTTAGTGGGATTGTTGCCGCGGTGCCCGGGATTTCAACACTCGTCGCGGCGCCCCGCTTGGGTGGCATTGGTGATCGCATTGGGTCGGAAAAAATCATGATCTTTGGCTTTATCCTAGCGATTTTACTCTACATTCCCATGGCCTTTGTGACGAACGTCTGGGAACTAATGGCTCTGCGGTTTTTGCTCGGGGTTTCAAATGCTTGTATGCTCCCCGCCGTGCAGGCCATCATCGCTAAAAACACCCCGGCCCAAGTAACCGGACGGATCTTCAGCTGGAACCAATCATTTCAAGCCGTCGGTAACTTTACCGGCCCCATGATTGGCTCGCTCGTGTCGTCCCTCTTTGGTTACTCCGGTGTATTTCTATCCACGGCCCTCTTGGTCTTTATCAATTTGTGCCTCGTCTTAAACGAAACCAAGACGTTACGGCAAACTAACCAAGCTTAA
- a CDS encoding low molecular weight protein-tyrosine-phosphatase, which yields MQPTNVLFVCLGNICRSPMAEAMFTQLVADHDLSDDYVITSAATSTEEVGNPPHPGALAALRHHHLDASDHRAHQITQPDCQNADYIITMDTANLAAVQRLLPASERSKVHLCMDIVPGKQGVSIADPWYTHKFETTYEMLNTALPLWLTTMQQSRQEASV from the coding sequence TTGCAACCAACGAACGTCTTATTCGTCTGTTTGGGTAACATTTGCCGTTCCCCAATGGCAGAAGCCATGTTTACCCAGCTGGTTGCCGACCACGACCTCAGTGATGATTACGTTATCACCTCGGCCGCCACGAGCACCGAGGAGGTTGGTAATCCACCTCATCCGGGCGCCCTGGCCGCGTTACGACACCATCACTTAGATGCTAGTGACCACCGGGCGCACCAGATTACGCAGCCGGATTGTCAAAACGCTGATTACATCATTACCATGGATACCGCTAACCTGGCTGCCGTCCAACGGTTACTGCCCGCTAGTGAGCGTAGTAAGGTTCACCTGTGTATGGACATTGTGCCGGGAAAACAAGGGGTTAGCATTGCCGATCCCTGGTATACGCACAAGTTTGAAACCACCTACGAGATGCTAAATACGGCCCTGCCACTGTGGTTAACCACCATGCAACAATCACGACAGGAGGCATCTGTATGA
- a CDS encoding UDP-N-acetylmuramoyl-tripeptide--D-alanyl-D-alanine ligase, protein MRMKLDEIARAVDGTLQPATAATLEVTSVAFDSRKLSAGALFVPLQGDRDGHDYLPSAIDHGAVAALWATTRAQSAPADFPVILVADPLTALQQLAQYYLAKINPKVVAVTGSNGKTTTKDLIASIVKTSFNVTKTQDNFNNEIGVPITILAMNSNTEVLVIEMGMDRPGQLHRLSELVTPDIAVITMIGEAHIEFFGTRAKIAEAKLEITDGLQDDGFFVYDGDEPLLANQQLATNPQRFTFGRQGTNDIYPTTITEGDESTRFETNRWQDFEFVLPLIGSYNVNNALAALSVGELLKITPAKMREGLANPALTSNRAEWYEGTQGERILSDVYNSNPTAVTAVLKAFETTKTSGKRIVVLGDMLELGKDAPAMHAELAADFDPEQIAMVFLVGTNMAHLFTALMDRYQPETTLFHYTSTQLPELITTLQQHIAPGDEVLLKGSHGMHLEKVLHALTTPPTTTID, encoded by the coding sequence ATGAGAATGAAACTGGATGAAATCGCCCGGGCGGTGGATGGAACGCTCCAACCGGCCACGGCAGCGACCCTTGAAGTTACCTCGGTGGCTTTTGATAGTCGAAAGCTAAGTGCTGGGGCGCTCTTTGTTCCCCTCCAGGGCGATCGCGACGGACATGATTACTTGCCAAGCGCAATTGACCACGGGGCAGTGGCTGCTTTGTGGGCAACGACGCGGGCGCAAAGCGCCCCCGCTGATTTTCCAGTCATCCTAGTTGCCGATCCGTTGACCGCGTTACAGCAGTTAGCGCAGTATTACCTGGCAAAGATTAACCCGAAGGTCGTTGCGGTCACGGGGAGTAACGGGAAGACCACTACCAAGGATTTAATTGCCTCGATTGTTAAAACGAGTTTTAACGTGACAAAGACCCAGGATAATTTTAATAATGAAATTGGGGTTCCAATTACCATTCTAGCGATGAACTCGAACACCGAGGTCCTAGTGATTGAGATGGGAATGGATCGTCCCGGCCAATTACACCGGCTAAGTGAACTGGTAACCCCAGACATTGCGGTGATTACGATGATTGGGGAGGCGCACATTGAGTTTTTTGGCACGCGGGCCAAAATTGCCGAGGCTAAGTTGGAAATTACCGACGGGCTTCAAGACGACGGGTTCTTTGTTTACGATGGCGATGAACCACTCTTAGCGAACCAACAGTTAGCCACAAATCCCCAACGATTTACCTTTGGGCGCCAGGGCACTAACGATATTTATCCCACCACGATTACGGAGGGCGACGAATCAACGCGCTTTGAAACGAATCGCTGGCAAGATTTTGAGTTTGTGCTCCCGTTGATTGGCAGTTACAACGTCAATAATGCCCTCGCAGCGTTAAGTGTCGGAGAACTATTAAAGATTACCCCGGCCAAAATGCGGGAAGGCTTAGCCAATCCAGCGTTAACTTCCAACCGGGCCGAATGGTACGAGGGAACCCAAGGGGAACGCATTCTTAGTGATGTGTACAACTCGAACCCGACGGCGGTCACCGCGGTGTTAAAGGCGTTTGAAACCACCAAGACAAGCGGAAAGCGGATCGTAGTGTTAGGCGACATGCTGGAATTAGGGAAGGATGCTCCCGCGATGCACGCAGAATTAGCGGCTGATTTTGATCCCGAGCAGATCGCGATGGTCTTTTTGGTGGGCACGAACATGGCGCACCTTTTCACTGCGTTAATGGACCGGTATCAACCAGAAACAACGCTCTTTCACTATACTTCCACGCAACTGCCGGAGTTAATTACGACGTTACAGCAGCACATTGCCCCCGGTGACGAAGTGTTACTAAAGGGAAGCCACGGCATGCACTTAGAAAAAGTACTGCACGCATTGACTACGCCCCCAACTACCACGATTGATTAA
- a CDS encoding DEAD/DEAH box helicase, whose protein sequence is MNFQDLGLSDSLLAAVAANGYTEPTAIQAQTIPLTLNGDDVLGQAQTGTGKTAAFALPILQGIDVNDPNVQALVISPTRELAIQTQREIQKLGKAEGARAQVVYGGSDIRKQIYDLKKKPQIIVGTPGRLLDHIQRRTLKLDHVRFLVLDEADEMLNMGFLEDIEKIIKQTPSDRQTMLFSATMPDPIKRVGVQFMTDPKQVKVKAKELTTDLVDQYYVKVRDNEKFDTMTRLFDVNQPKVTIIFCRTKRRVDEVAKGLVARGYQAAGLHGDLTQNRRTQIMNEFKRDQINYLVATDVAARGIDVSGVTHVYNFDVPQDPESYVHRIGRTGRAGHHGVSVTFVTPSEMSYLRGIEKLTKVRMLPLKPPTADEALAGQLQFAEADVAKLVKKTDTSRFADVANDLLAQYDSVDIVAAFLNELSGDQVQVHITPERPLKNRGGHGNGRRGNYRGNRRNGGSNYRGNRRTDHHDRGGDRKRSRKNNFVIKDKH, encoded by the coding sequence TTGAATTTTCAAGATTTAGGACTATCAGATAGTCTGTTAGCAGCAGTGGCAGCCAATGGTTATACAGAACCAACTGCCATCCAGGCCCAAACCATCCCGTTAACTTTAAACGGGGACGATGTCTTGGGTCAGGCCCAAACGGGAACGGGAAAAACCGCCGCCTTTGCCCTCCCCATTTTACAGGGAATTGACGTAAACGATCCGAACGTGCAGGCCTTAGTCATTTCGCCGACGCGGGAATTAGCGATCCAAACGCAACGCGAGATCCAGAAGCTCGGGAAAGCTGAGGGCGCCCGGGCTCAGGTTGTTTACGGGGGTTCGGACATTCGGAAACAAATTTATGATTTGAAGAAGAAACCCCAGATTATCGTGGGAACTCCGGGACGGCTGTTGGATCACATCCAACGCCGGACGTTGAAATTAGACCACGTCCGCTTTTTGGTCTTAGATGAAGCTGACGAAATGCTGAACATGGGCTTTTTGGAAGACATCGAAAAAATCATTAAGCAAACGCCATCCGATCGCCAAACGATGCTGTTCTCAGCAACGATGCCCGATCCGATTAAACGGGTGGGAGTTCAGTTTATGACCGATCCCAAACAGGTGAAGGTGAAGGCGAAAGAGTTAACGACTGACTTAGTTGATCAATACTACGTGAAGGTTCGGGATAACGAGAAGTTCGATACCATGACGCGGTTATTTGACGTTAACCAGCCCAAGGTCACCATCATTTTCTGTCGGACCAAGCGCCGGGTTGATGAAGTTGCAAAGGGGTTAGTAGCCCGGGGTTATCAAGCAGCCGGGTTGCATGGGGATTTAACCCAGAACCGGCGGACGCAGATTATGAATGAGTTTAAACGTGACCAGATTAATTACCTCGTTGCAACCGATGTAGCAGCCCGGGGAATTGATGTATCAGGAGTTACCCACGTTTATAACTTTGACGTGCCTCAGGATCCAGAGAGCTACGTGCACCGGATTGGCCGGACTGGCCGGGCCGGACACCACGGGGTGTCAGTTACGTTCGTAACGCCGAGTGAAATGAGCTACCTGCGCGGCATCGAAAAACTAACGAAGGTGCGGATGTTACCATTGAAGCCACCTACAGCTGATGAAGCATTGGCCGGACAATTACAATTTGCCGAGGCGGATGTGGCTAAACTGGTGAAAAAGACGGACACTAGTCGGTTTGCAGACGTAGCCAACGATTTATTGGCCCAGTACGATAGTGTTGACATCGTGGCGGCGTTCTTAAACGAGCTATCGGGAGATCAGGTGCAGGTTCACATTACCCCAGAACGCCCCCTGAAAAATCGGGGCGGTCATGGAAACGGCCGGCGCGGTAATTACCGCGGGAACCGTCGCAACGGTGGGAGTAACTACCGTGGGAATCGGCGCACTGATCATCACGACCGGGGTGGCGATCGTAAGCGTTCCCGCAAGAACAACTTTGTTATTAAAGATAAACACTAA
- the alr gene encoding alanine racemase: MVIGKNRNGQILINETAIRHNVQQAVDRLPRGTELFAVVKADGYGHGAVVAARLAKQAGATGFCVAILDEAIQLREAGFVTEPILVLGLTDVAQLALIAKYQITVTVADVAWLHDAQRVKQALGLTTPIKFFLALDSGMGRIGLQTPAEVDTFVRDYATLHPDFEWQGVYTHFATADSPDQEYFDFQVANFRELLAQFPHRPRYVSVANSATDLWHSIPEANLVRYGVAMYGLNPAGTALTPPFPLVPALSLTSELVYVKQVQSGRSIGYGATYQVDTPQWIGTVPMGYADGLRRDLQGFFVLINGQRCPIVGRVCMDQLMVKLPKHLPVGTKVTIIGSDQEQTISLQEMAEYCHTIHYELACGFSTRVPRLYYAGDAQTKGLR; this comes from the coding sequence ATGGTAATTGGAAAAAATCGAAACGGACAAATTCTCATCAATGAAACTGCGATTCGCCACAACGTCCAGCAGGCCGTGGACCGCTTACCACGCGGAACGGAACTGTTTGCGGTCGTGAAGGCGGATGGCTACGGACATGGTGCGGTGGTTGCGGCCCGGCTCGCGAAACAAGCCGGGGCCACTGGCTTTTGCGTGGCCATTTTAGACGAAGCCATTCAGTTACGTGAGGCTGGGTTCGTCACGGAACCAATTTTAGTGCTCGGATTGACCGATGTAGCGCAACTCGCGTTGATTGCGAAGTACCAAATTACGGTGACGGTGGCGGACGTTGCGTGGCTGCACGACGCGCAACGGGTGAAACAGGCGCTGGGGCTTACCACCCCCATCAAGTTTTTCCTCGCTTTAGACAGTGGAATGGGGCGGATTGGGCTGCAGACACCAGCCGAGGTAGACACCTTTGTCCGGGATTACGCCACGCTACATCCTGATTTTGAGTGGCAGGGGGTGTATACCCACTTTGCAACGGCCGACAGTCCTGATCAAGAGTACTTCGACTTTCAAGTGGCTAATTTTCGAGAATTATTGGCCCAGTTTCCGCACCGACCGCGCTATGTTTCCGTAGCTAACTCTGCCACCGATTTATGGCACTCCATTCCAGAGGCTAATTTAGTCCGATATGGGGTGGCGATGTACGGGTTAAATCCCGCGGGAACTGCCCTGACCCCGCCATTTCCGCTGGTTCCAGCGCTCAGTTTAACCTCGGAGTTGGTCTATGTAAAACAGGTACAGTCCGGCCGTTCCATTGGCTACGGGGCGACCTATCAAGTTGACACTCCCCAGTGGATTGGAACGGTGCCGATGGGGTATGCCGATGGACTGCGGCGCGATTTGCAGGGTTTTTTTGTTCTAATTAACGGCCAACGGTGTCCAATCGTGGGGCGCGTTTGCATGGACCAGTTGATGGTAAAACTACCAAAGCACCTTCCGGTTGGAACTAAAGTGACAATCATTGGATCAGATCAGGAGCAAACCATTTCCCTTCAGGAGATGGCCGAGTATTGTCACACGATTCACTATGAATTAGCGTGTGGATTTTCAACCCGCGTCCCCCGGCTTTATTACGCAGGGGATGCCCAGACAAAGGGTTTGAGGTGA
- a CDS encoding type II toxin-antitoxin system PemK/MazF family toxin has protein sequence MSETPIKRGDVFFADLSPVVGSEQGGLRPVLIIQNDIGNHYSPTVIVAAITAKISKPRMPTHIAIAARQTGIERDSVILLEQIRTIDKQRLRDQVTHLPDGIMARVDQALALSVGID, from the coding sequence ATGAGTGAAACACCGATCAAGCGTGGCGACGTTTTTTTTGCCGATTTATCGCCAGTAGTTGGTTCGGAACAAGGGGGGTTACGCCCCGTTTTGATCATTCAAAACGACATTGGAAACCATTACAGTCCCACGGTAATTGTGGCGGCGATTACGGCTAAAATTAGTAAACCACGGATGCCAACTCACATTGCCATTGCGGCACGTCAAACCGGAATTGAACGGGATTCGGTTATTTTACTAGAACAAATTAGAACGATTGATAAGCAACGACTACGGGATCAAGTTACCCACCTCCCTGATGGCATCATGGCCCGGGTTGATCAGGCACTCGCCTTGAGCGTGGGGATTGATTAG
- the pth gene encoding aminoacyl-tRNA hydrolase yields MKMIVGLGNVGEKYAGTRHNTGFMAVDQFASEHQIAITQQKLGALVGSGVIDGEKVLLVKPVTYMNESGRAVQPLLAFYKLSLADLVVVYDDMDLHVGRIRLRTHGSAGGHNGIKSLIAHLGTDQFNRIKVGTDHPKRESVVKYVLSRFSLEQQGPLAEALDHTTQALDEWVAGTDFPKLENEFN; encoded by the coding sequence ATGAAAATGATTGTTGGGTTAGGAAACGTGGGAGAAAAGTACGCGGGAACACGGCATAATACTGGGTTTATGGCGGTCGATCAGTTTGCAAGTGAGCACCAAATTGCAATTACCCAGCAAAAACTGGGGGCCTTAGTCGGCTCTGGGGTAATTGACGGCGAAAAGGTTTTGCTGGTAAAACCAGTTACCTACATGAACGAATCCGGTCGAGCGGTTCAACCACTGCTGGCTTTTTATAAGCTCAGCCTTGCTGATTTGGTGGTCGTGTATGATGATATGGACCTGCACGTCGGGCGGATTCGGTTGCGCACGCATGGTTCGGCAGGTGGTCACAACGGAATTAAGAGTCTGATTGCCCACTTAGGGACGGATCAATTTAACCGGATTAAGGTCGGAACGGATCATCCTAAGCGCGAAAGCGTGGTGAAGTACGTGTTAAGCCGGTTTAGTTTAGAACAACAAGGCCCCCTTGCAGAAGCGCTTGACCACACGACCCAGGCGCTCGACGAATGGGTGGCCGGTACTGATTTTCCTAAGTTAGAAAATGAATTTAACTAG